One Alteromonas sp. KC3 DNA segment encodes these proteins:
- a CDS encoding TonB-dependent receptor, with protein MQGTDSPSTQSNAFSFSIPAQDANEALTELAKQANTTLLFPFDLAKRVKTNALEGTFTLNEALVQLLEGTELAVVTDESGALSIRSRASLVAEAPQKKEEESAPEDTGNALEKIAVVGTRSAPRSVVDSPVPLDIIGSQALSSQGNADVLAMLSVMVPSLNVNDQPINDASSLVRPANLRGMSSDHTLLLLNGKRRHRSAVITFLGGGLSDGAQGPDISVIPAYALQQVEVLRDGASAQYGSDAIAGVINFVLKDDNHGGSIALRSGLYSEGDGELVQFQGNKGFALGDNGFINATVEYRQQKGTSRSVQRDDAAELIAEGNNFISSPSQIWGALDVNEDIKFAVNSGITLASGSELYSFATGAQRDIEGGFYFRNPQTREGVFSRTDSTTGERRLIVADLDGLDNGITCPSITLGNANVLSDPNYLLIADNSTALGANCFAFNEWFPGGFTPRFGGTITDGAIVFGMRKELSQGWAMDASATLGYSDIEYTIANTVNPSLGPQSPTEFSPGSVSQVERTVNLDFAKLIQTIFDDPVSIAVGLEWRKETYFQKAGDEASYIAGPFALEPPLGLVQGFSIGSNGFPGYQPQSAGHWSRNNWALYADMEFYLTEAWQFAVATRVEHFSDFGSTFDGKLSTRYKIDDRFALRGSINTGFKAPTVGQSNVINVTTAYGLNGLEDQATLPPTDLISIQLGATPLTPEESVNFSLGGVMQFNEQFFATIDYFNIRLTDRISTTSAIPLTEQDINALIAQGRPDAVKYNAAKYFTNDFDTRTQGIDVVVNYGFALNDWQNTLLLAYNWTDTQVERVTLYPALIDGVISMQPNLTGARIRMLEDNLPAHRGNITLEQIKGKWAFTWRLNYYGEFYEDHLDASAGMDIVGGALTTFDAQVAWQLSESVRATLGAQNLFDSLPDVNPFSGEVGALYPPTSPSGINGAFYYLGLEYNFK; from the coding sequence ATACAGGGCACAGATTCACCTTCGACTCAGAGCAACGCTTTTTCTTTCTCTATACCCGCGCAAGATGCTAATGAAGCGCTCACAGAATTGGCGAAACAAGCGAATACCACGTTGTTGTTCCCGTTTGATTTGGCTAAGCGTGTAAAAACTAATGCACTTGAGGGCACTTTTACACTTAATGAAGCACTCGTTCAGCTTTTAGAAGGAACTGAACTTGCTGTTGTAACTGATGAGTCTGGGGCACTTAGTATACGATCTCGCGCGTCGTTGGTTGCAGAGGCTCCCCAAAAAAAGGAAGAAGAGTCAGCGCCTGAAGACACGGGTAACGCACTAGAGAAAATTGCCGTGGTAGGAACAAGAAGCGCTCCTAGAAGTGTCGTCGACTCACCTGTCCCACTCGATATTATCGGATCGCAAGCGCTGAGTTCTCAGGGCAATGCGGATGTGCTTGCGATGTTAAGTGTTATGGTGCCATCGCTCAACGTTAACGACCAGCCTATCAACGATGCAAGTAGTTTGGTTAGGCCGGCTAATTTAAGAGGCATGTCGTCTGATCACACCTTATTGTTGCTAAATGGAAAGCGGCGTCATCGCTCTGCGGTTATCACGTTTCTTGGCGGTGGCCTATCGGATGGTGCACAGGGGCCAGACATATCGGTCATTCCAGCTTATGCGTTACAGCAAGTGGAAGTATTAAGAGATGGCGCGTCAGCTCAATACGGTTCTGACGCCATCGCTGGTGTAATCAACTTTGTATTAAAAGATGATAATCATGGCGGCAGCATTGCACTTCGTAGCGGACTTTATAGCGAAGGCGATGGTGAACTGGTTCAATTCCAAGGCAACAAAGGTTTTGCTCTAGGTGATAATGGCTTTATTAACGCTACTGTTGAATACCGTCAACAAAAAGGTACATCTCGCTCCGTTCAACGGGATGATGCTGCTGAACTCATTGCCGAGGGCAACAATTTTATCTCAAGTCCTTCCCAAATATGGGGGGCACTTGATGTTAATGAAGATATTAAGTTTGCCGTCAACTCAGGTATAACACTCGCGTCTGGAAGCGAACTGTACAGTTTTGCCACAGGGGCTCAGCGCGATATTGAGGGAGGCTTTTATTTTAGAAACCCACAAACGCGAGAAGGGGTATTTAGCCGAACCGATAGCACCACTGGCGAAAGACGTCTCATTGTGGCTGATTTAGATGGGCTTGATAATGGTATTACCTGCCCATCAATTACGTTAGGCAATGCCAATGTGTTGAGCGACCCTAACTACTTACTTATTGCCGACAATTCAACAGCACTTGGCGCGAATTGTTTCGCCTTTAACGAATGGTTTCCTGGTGGGTTTACCCCGCGCTTTGGCGGTACGATAACTGACGGCGCAATTGTGTTTGGTATGCGTAAAGAACTGTCCCAAGGCTGGGCAATGGACGCAAGTGCGACACTGGGTTACAGCGATATAGAATATACAATTGCAAATACCGTAAATCCGTCACTGGGCCCTCAGTCTCCTACTGAGTTTTCTCCTGGCAGTGTGTCGCAAGTGGAGCGAACGGTAAACCTAGATTTTGCCAAGCTTATTCAAACTATTTTTGATGATCCTGTCAGTATCGCGGTGGGCTTAGAGTGGCGCAAAGAAACGTATTTTCAAAAAGCTGGTGATGAAGCTAGTTATATTGCTGGGCCCTTCGCGCTAGAGCCACCACTTGGTCTTGTTCAAGGATTTTCTATTGGCTCCAATGGCTTCCCAGGATACCAACCACAATCAGCAGGGCATTGGAGTCGAAATAATTGGGCCCTATATGCGGATATGGAGTTCTATTTAACAGAAGCATGGCAGTTCGCTGTGGCAACCCGTGTCGAGCACTTTAGTGATTTTGGGTCAACGTTTGATGGCAAGCTTAGTACGCGCTACAAAATCGACGATAGGTTTGCACTACGTGGGTCAATAAACACTGGTTTCAAAGCGCCTACTGTGGGGCAAAGTAATGTAATTAATGTAACTACCGCTTATGGATTAAATGGCTTAGAGGACCAAGCTACTCTTCCACCAACCGATCTGATATCTATTCAGCTTGGTGCGACACCATTAACGCCTGAGGAGTCAGTTAACTTTAGTTTAGGTGGTGTAATGCAATTTAATGAGCAATTCTTTGCCACTATCGACTACTTTAATATTCGCTTGACCGATCGCATCAGTACAACATCGGCGATCCCTCTGACAGAACAGGACATCAACGCCCTGATTGCTCAAGGTCGTCCTGATGCTGTGAAATACAATGCTGCAAAATATTTCACTAACGATTTTGACACACGCACCCAAGGTATTGACGTTGTAGTGAACTACGGATTTGCTCTAAATGATTGGCAAAATACACTACTTTTAGCCTACAACTGGACTGACACTCAGGTAGAGCGCGTTACGCTGTACCCCGCGCTAATCGACGGAGTTATTTCTATGCAGCCCAACCTTACCGGCGCGCGCATTCGCATGTTAGAAGATAACTTACCCGCGCATCGAGGTAACATTACGCTTGAACAGATTAAAGGCAAATGGGCCTTTACGTGGCGTCTCAATTATTATGGCGAGTTTTACGAAGACCACCTAGATGCATCGGCGGGTATGGATATTGTAGGTGGCGCACTTACTACCTTCGATGCTCAAGTCGCTTGGCAGCTCAGTGAAAGCGTACGTGCAACATTAGGGGCACAGAACTTATTTGATTCGCTTCCAGATGTAAATCCGTTTAGCGGTGAAGTTGGTGCTTTGTATCCACCTACGTCGCCAAGTGGCATCAATGGTGCGTTTTACTATTTAGGGTTGGAGTATAACTTTAAGTAG
- a CDS encoding bacterioferritin-associated ferredoxin: protein MFVCMCYGVTDKSIRAAVEENGVGNMRELRQHLELGSQCGKCIQMAQQIIDQTIIDESLFKDVG from the coding sequence ATGTTTGTTTGTATGTGTTACGGGGTAACTGATAAAAGCATTCGCGCAGCTGTTGAAGAGAATGGCGTGGGAAATATGCGTGAGTTACGTCAGCACTTAGAGCTTGGTTCACAATGTGGAAAGTGCATTCAAATGGCACAACAGATTATCGACCAGACAATCATCGATGAATCTCTTTTCAAAGATGTGGGTTAA
- a CDS encoding peroxiredoxin, whose product MSVLVGRQAPDFTAAAVLGSGEIVDSFTLSEAIKGKKAVVFFYPLDFTFVCPSELIAFDKRFDEFKKRGVEVIGVSIDSQFSHNAWRNTPVNQGGIGPVKYTLVADVKHEICQAYDVEHPEDGVAFRGSFLIDEDGLVRHQVVNDLPLGRNVDEMLRMVDALAFHQEHGEVCPAGWTEGKAGMDASPEGVAKYLSEEADKL is encoded by the coding sequence ATGAGTGTACTAGTAGGCCGTCAAGCGCCAGATTTTACTGCTGCAGCAGTGTTGGGAAGTGGTGAAATCGTTGACTCATTCACGCTAAGTGAAGCTATCAAAGGTAAAAAAGCGGTTGTTTTCTTTTACCCACTAGATTTTACGTTTGTATGCCCATCTGAACTTATTGCTTTCGATAAGCGTTTTGACGAATTCAAAAAGCGCGGTGTTGAAGTGATTGGTGTATCAATCGATTCTCAGTTCTCTCACAATGCGTGGAGAAATACACCAGTAAACCAAGGTGGTATTGGTCCAGTTAAATACACATTGGTTGCTGATGTTAAGCACGAAATCTGTCAAGCATATGACGTAGAGCACCCAGAAGATGGCGTAGCGTTCCGCGGCTCTTTCCTAATTGACGAAGATGGTCTTGTACGTCATCAAGTTGTGAACGATCTTCCACTTGGTCGTAACGTTGACGAAATGCTACGCATGGTTGATGCATTAGCGTTCCACCAAGAGCACGGTGAAGTATGTCCAGCGGGTTGGACTGAAGGTAAAGCGGGTATGGATGCATCACCTGAAGGTGTAGCTAAGTACTTGTCTGAAGAAGCTGATAAACTATAA